The region TCTGTGACACTAGAAATATCAAAACTGAAAAATATCAAGATGTTGGTCCTCGATGTGGATGGCGTTTTAACGGACACTCGCATGTGGTTTGACGGCAAAGAATGGCGCCGTTTTTATTCTGTTCGTGATGGCGTGGGTATAAAACGCATCATGGAGGCGGGCTATAAAGTCGCGGTCATCACCGGCAGTAAAGCGGAAGATATTCGCGCCCGCGTGAAATCCCTGGGAATTCATTTTCTATTCGAGGGGGCTCTCGACAAAGAACCCTCTTTCTTACAATTGCAAAAAGAATCGGGATTGAATCCTGAGGAAATGGCTTATGTCGGGGATGACATTTTCGACATTCCACTTTTGCAGGCAGTCGCTTTCGGCGCCACGGTTCCGGAAGCTGTTGATGAAGTTTTGGAAATTGCTGATTACGTGACTCGCAGACCCGGTGGATGTGGGGCTGTTCGAGAAGTTTGTGATTACATCTATAAATATGGGGCCTTTTCCTCTAGGTAGGTATTCATGCTGAAAAATGGTTTCAAAGCCGTCGCGATAATTGTTCTTGCCTTGCTACTTCATAAGGCGGCCTTTGCTGCGGAAGTGATTGAGCTACCGCCAGAAGAACTGGCGCAAGAATCTGTGCTGCCTGTTTTCGATAAACCGGTCAGTGTGAAGAATCGCAATGTCGTCACTCAAAGTCGATTCGAGGCCGATGTTTTTTATGGCTATGCGATGACGGAACCGATTGCGAACGTCAGCAAGTTGGGTCTGGGCATTTACTACAACACCAGTGAATCCAGTGCTTGGGGGCTTTTGTTAGCTAAGAATTTCGCGGGTCTTTCCAGCTATGCGAATCAGTTGGATCAGGAATTCAACCTGAAGTTTGACCGGGCGCCTTCGCCAGAGCTGACGGCGATGCTCGATTATAATCTCAAGGCGTTTTACGGTAAAATGAGTCTTTCCAAATCTCTTGTTTTAAACACCCTTCTCTATGGATCCGCTTCAGCGGGTGTCGTGAAGTATGTTCACAAGACTTATCCCGCTGTAGCCCTCGGTCTGGGGCAAAAGTTCTATTTTACCAAAAATTGGTCGCTAAGATTTGACCTTCGACTTTATGCCAATCAGGCGCCGGTACCGTTCTTAGCAGGACATTTAAAACCCAACGAGCCCGTTCCTGATTACTCGGACTTCGAAGAGCGCGTAACATTAACGACGAACCTTGATGTGGGTTTGTCGTACTTGTTTTAAGAGGAGTTAGCAGATGTTGCATAAGAATTTGACGAAAGTGATTTTGCTCCTCTCCCTGATCCTTCCGGGCGGGGTGTATGCGCAGTCGGTTGAAGCCGATGAACTTGATGTGATTGAGCTTGAGATCGACAGATCCGCTCCGAAGCAGAACCCGATTTCGAACTCGGCTCCGGGATATTC is a window of Bdellovibrio sp. ArHS DNA encoding:
- a CDS encoding HAD-IIIA family hydrolase, which codes for MLVLDVDGVLTDTRMWFDGKEWRRFYSVRDGVGIKRIMEAGYKVAVITGSKAEDIRARVKSLGIHFLFEGALDKEPSFLQLQKESGLNPEEMAYVGDDIFDIPLLQAVAFGATVPEAVDEVLEIADYVTRRPGGCGAVREVCDYIYKYGAFSSR
- a CDS encoding outer membrane beta-barrel domain-containing protein: MLKNGFKAVAIIVLALLLHKAAFAAEVIELPPEELAQESVLPVFDKPVSVKNRNVVTQSRFEADVFYGYAMTEPIANVSKLGLGIYYNTSESSAWGLLLAKNFAGLSSYANQLDQEFNLKFDRAPSPELTAMLDYNLKAFYGKMSLSKSLVLNTLLYGSASAGVVKYVHKTYPAVALGLGQKFYFTKNWSLRFDLRLYANQAPVPFLAGHLKPNEPVPDYSDFEERVTLTTNLDVGLSYLF